The Aptenodytes patagonicus chromosome 15, bAptPat1.pri.cur, whole genome shotgun sequence genome has a segment encoding these proteins:
- the C15H12orf76 gene encoding uncharacterized protein C12orf76 homolog: MALAAVRGWALAALALLAPGPAERSRPYAVLQKQNLVLLGSILSALLLTIILMAVCVYKPVRRR; encoded by the exons ATGGCGCTGGCGGCGGTGCGGGGCTGGGCGCTGGCGGCGCTGGCCCTGCTggccccgggcccggcggagCGCAGCCGGCCCTACGCCGTGCTGCAGAAGCAGAACCTGG TGCTGCTGGGCAGCATCCTCAGCGCCCTGCTGCTCACCATCATCCTCATGGCCGTCTGCGTTTACAAGCCCGTCCGACGGCGGTAG